From the genome of bacterium, one region includes:
- a CDS encoding methyltransferase domain-containing protein: protein MTDPSLPVEKFEAIYKDYEGLSDFRELRKTHLEERGRYLGLLERALDDAPGGGHAIELGCGTGIDSCILAKRYPHLNFWGIDIAAGSLSVVRRAASQLEQRLRLVRGDVFQLPFRSGTFSLVFHQGLVEHFPDPAGMMAEQFRLLRPGGWAVISVPQTFTGYTVMKARRIRAGTWPWGWETHYTEKGLEALGRQAGLIPAAYAGEGYWRSWGEPAWVVRDLWRKLDRRNPLRRHLPFPQLLRLWEAAFTGLEAAFGHLLCRNVIVVFQKPS, encoded by the coding sequence CTCGGATTTCCGGGAACTGCGCAAAACCCATCTGGAAGAGCGGGGCCGCTACCTCGGCCTGCTCGAGCGGGCGCTGGATGATGCCCCCGGCGGCGGCCACGCCATCGAGCTCGGCTGCGGCACCGGCATCGACAGCTGCATCCTCGCCAAACGCTACCCCCATCTGAATTTCTGGGGAATCGACATCGCCGCGGGGAGCCTTTCGGTGGTGCGGCGCGCCGCGAGCCAGCTCGAACAGCGGCTGCGCCTCGTCCGCGGAGATGTGTTTCAGCTCCCCTTCCGGAGCGGCACTTTTTCTCTCGTCTTTCATCAGGGGCTGGTCGAGCACTTCCCCGATCCGGCCGGGATGATGGCCGAGCAGTTCCGCCTCCTCCGCCCCGGCGGCTGGGCGGTCATCAGCGTGCCGCAAACCTTCACGGGCTACACCGTGATGAAGGCCCGGCGCATCCGCGCGGGCACCTGGCCCTGGGGCTGGGAAACCCACTATACTGAGAAAGGGCTGGAAGCCCTGGGGCGGCAGGCGGGTCTCATCCCCGCCGCGTACGCGGGCGAGGGCTACTGGCGCTCCTGGGGAGAGCCGGCCTGGGTGGTGCGGGATCTGTGGAGAAAGCTCGACCGCCGGAACCCGCTCCGGCGGCACCTGCCCTTCCCCCAACTGCTTCGCCTGTGGGAGGCGGCCTTTACCGGGCTCGAAGCGGCGTTCGGCCATCTGCTCTGCCGGAACGTCATCGTGGTCTTTCAAAAGCCCAGCTGA